From a single Nematostella vectensis chromosome 3, jaNemVect1.1, whole genome shotgun sequence genomic region:
- the LOC5522312 gene encoding mucin-1 isoform X1 produces the protein MGFIFVITLMLVSLSGTNGQNSSTATVSESTSAASMTSSVSLTPSPSVTSDSSMSPSATPTSSATPSSSATSSAGSSMSLIGTPMSSATPSSSATSFADSSMSPSATPTSSATPSSSATSSADSSMSASAPMSSAKSSTNVPSGTSSATPASATSGAFSSTVQAPANGSSVAPTTQTPKPGQVQYAAFEMRIMGIDYNPNQDCKDQIPGVVKKIEEKGKVTDLKCKNGSIIAEFTVEVNSTGNPNAAQEFLETLYKEIQSGTFGNLTVDEKHPMGAKITKTEIIGDPTAKPKPKDEASTSFEGMALVVLILLCVSIGILLFVILAACVCFLRIKRRMELKEP, from the exons ATGGGCTTTATCTTTGTAATTACGCTAATGCTGGTGTCACTAAGTGGTACAAATGGCCAAAATAGCAGCACGGCAACAG TATCAGAGTCTACGAGTGCAGCCAGTATGACGTCGTCTGTCTCCTTGACGCCGTCTCCTAGTGTGACTTCAGATTCGTCCATGTCGCCCAGTGCGACACCAACGTCATCTGCCACGCCGTCTTCCAGTGCGACTTCATCTGCAGGTTCGTCCATGTCGCTAATTGGGACACCAATGTCATCTGCCACGCCGTCTTCCAGTGCGACTTCATTTGCAGATTCGTCCATGTCGCCCAGTGCGACACCAACGTCATCTGCCACGCCGTCTTCCAGTGCGACTTCATCTGCAGATTCGTCCATGTCAGCAAGTGCACCAATGTCATCTGCAAAATCATCTACGAATGTGCCAAGTGGTACATCATCAGCAACACCGGCCTCCGCTACCTCAGGAGCTTTCAGTTCAACAGTGCAAGCACCTG CAAACGGCTCCTCTGTAGCACCAACCACCCAGACACCCAAGCCTGGTCAAG TACAATACGCAGCTTTTGAGATGAGGATTATGGGGATCGACTACAATCCTAATCAGGACTGCAAAGATCAAATTCCAGGAGTTGTAAAAAAG ATAGAGGAAAAAGGCAAGGTGACAGACCTCAAGTGCAA AAATGGAAGCATCATTGCGGAGTTCACCGTTGAGGTAAACAGCACAGGCAACCCAAATGCCGCCCAAGAATTCCTTGAGACGCTCTACAAGGAGATCCAGTCGGGAACGTTTGGGAATTTGACGGTGGATGAGAAGCACCCGATGGGAGCCAAAATAACGAAAACGG AAATAATTGGGGATCCTACTGCTAAACCGAAACCTAAGGATGAAGCTTCAACCAGCTTTGAAG GAATGGCGTTGGTAGTGTTGATCCTGCTCTGCGTGTCTATTGGCATTCTACTGTTTGTCATACTTGCGGCGTGTGTGTGCTTTCTCCGCATCAAACGAA GAATGGAGCTGAAAGAACCGTAG
- the LOC5522312 gene encoding cell wall protein DAN4 isoform X2, translating into MTSSVSLTPSPSVTSDSSMSPSATPTSSATPSSSATSSAGSSMSLIGTPMSSATPSSSATSFADSSMSPSATPTSSATPSSSATSSADSSMSASAPMSSAKSSTNVPSGTSSATPASATSGAFSSTVQAPANGSSVAPTTQTPKPGQVQYAAFEMRIMGIDYNPNQDCKDQIPGVVKKIEEKGKVTDLKCKNGSIIAEFTVEVNSTGNPNAAQEFLETLYKEIQSGTFGNLTVDEKHPMGAKITKTEIIGDPTAKPKPKDEASTSFEGMALVVLILLCVSIGILLFVILAACVCFLRIKRRMELKEP; encoded by the exons ATGACGTCGTCTGTCTCCTTGACGCCGTCTCCTAGTGTGACTTCAGATTCGTCCATGTCGCCCAGTGCGACACCAACGTCATCTGCCACGCCGTCTTCCAGTGCGACTTCATCTGCAGGTTCGTCCATGTCGCTAATTGGGACACCAATGTCATCTGCCACGCCGTCTTCCAGTGCGACTTCATTTGCAGATTCGTCCATGTCGCCCAGTGCGACACCAACGTCATCTGCCACGCCGTCTTCCAGTGCGACTTCATCTGCAGATTCGTCCATGTCAGCAAGTGCACCAATGTCATCTGCAAAATCATCTACGAATGTGCCAAGTGGTACATCATCAGCAACACCGGCCTCCGCTACCTCAGGAGCTTTCAGTTCAACAGTGCAAGCACCTG CAAACGGCTCCTCTGTAGCACCAACCACCCAGACACCCAAGCCTGGTCAAG TACAATACGCAGCTTTTGAGATGAGGATTATGGGGATCGACTACAATCCTAATCAGGACTGCAAAGATCAAATTCCAGGAGTTGTAAAAAAG ATAGAGGAAAAAGGCAAGGTGACAGACCTCAAGTGCAA AAATGGAAGCATCATTGCGGAGTTCACCGTTGAGGTAAACAGCACAGGCAACCCAAATGCCGCCCAAGAATTCCTTGAGACGCTCTACAAGGAGATCCAGTCGGGAACGTTTGGGAATTTGACGGTGGATGAGAAGCACCCGATGGGAGCCAAAATAACGAAAACGG AAATAATTGGGGATCCTACTGCTAAACCGAAACCTAAGGATGAAGCTTCAACCAGCTTTGAAG GAATGGCGTTGGTAGTGTTGATCCTGCTCTGCGTGTCTATTGGCATTCTACTGTTTGTCATACTTGCGGCGTGTGTGTGCTTTCTCCGCATCAAACGAA GAATGGAGCTGAAAGAACCGTAG
- the LOC5522312 gene encoding cell wall protein DAN4 isoform X3, protein MGFIFVITLMLVSLSGTNGQNSSTATVSESTSAASMTSSVSLTPSPSVTSDSSMSPSATPTSSATPSSSATSSADSSMSASAPMSSAKSSTNVPSGTSSATPASATSGAFSSTVQAPANGSSVAPTTQTPKPGQVQYAAFEMRIMGIDYNPNQDCKDQIPGVVKKIEEKGKVTDLKCKNGSIIAEFTVEVNSTGNPNAAQEFLETLYKEIQSGTFGNLTVDEKHPMGAKITKTEIIGDPTAKPKPKDEASTSFEGMALVVLILLCVSIGILLFVILAACVCFLRIKRRMELKEP, encoded by the exons ATGGGCTTTATCTTTGTAATTACGCTAATGCTGGTGTCACTAAGTGGTACAAATGGCCAAAATAGCAGCACGGCAACAG TATCAGAGTCTACGAGTGCAGCCAGTATGACGTCGTCTGTCTCCTTGACGCCGTCTCCTAGTGTGACTTCAG ATTCGTCCATGTCGCCCAGTGCGACACCAACGTCATCTGCCACGCCGTCTTCCAGTGCGACTTCATCTGCAGATTCGTCCATGTCAGCAAGTGCACCAATGTCATCTGCAAAATCATCTACGAATGTGCCAAGTGGTACATCATCAGCAACACCGGCCTCCGCTACCTCAGGAGCTTTCAGTTCAACAGTGCAAGCACCTG CAAACGGCTCCTCTGTAGCACCAACCACCCAGACACCCAAGCCTGGTCAAG TACAATACGCAGCTTTTGAGATGAGGATTATGGGGATCGACTACAATCCTAATCAGGACTGCAAAGATCAAATTCCAGGAGTTGTAAAAAAG ATAGAGGAAAAAGGCAAGGTGACAGACCTCAAGTGCAA AAATGGAAGCATCATTGCGGAGTTCACCGTTGAGGTAAACAGCACAGGCAACCCAAATGCCGCCCAAGAATTCCTTGAGACGCTCTACAAGGAGATCCAGTCGGGAACGTTTGGGAATTTGACGGTGGATGAGAAGCACCCGATGGGAGCCAAAATAACGAAAACGG AAATAATTGGGGATCCTACTGCTAAACCGAAACCTAAGGATGAAGCTTCAACCAGCTTTGAAG GAATGGCGTTGGTAGTGTTGATCCTGCTCTGCGTGTCTATTGGCATTCTACTGTTTGTCATACTTGCGGCGTGTGTGTGCTTTCTCCGCATCAAACGAA GAATGGAGCTGAAAGAACCGTAG